One genomic window of Plasmodium falciparum 3D7 genome assembly, chromosome: 10 includes the following:
- a CDS encoding LEM3/CDC50 family protein, putative: MSDNKCEENDDFSLISVNYNACENLYNSIRNKKCVDVAVHGKVLDDDYDRNKSRIKNKKNVSFEEKLYSDIEKKKEKFDDLSSHKSDHINISMMDKKRTDTFLRRKRSFIFNDYKYNEFMNAFKQQELKNFKNFHYLYKWKIAVSILLILSITFFLIGSYIYYESLNVIEININYNTGDDYKIINIPKDMKKPVYVYYKISNFYINFKTFLSDESHSLVNEKKCSYIRTYADIYKYRCINNIQTLPEVYDDMNIDKIPKKKKKNQKCHISDLKPEEANKKIFPCGLVSAAIFNDKIALSKNSVNYDIDKFPILHYFDFLTYMKKHKQFTNYKIWINTFSPEYKNWFHSPMTSSFIKPYGVINEDLEAGDDYKLTFLQNVWPADEWNAKKSFQLVSLRSIGNSSFKLAYAFFLLSLLYFIMIIFILVLVKCKYYKLGKTLTYCKLSMNKNIEKMNSRKKTNIQNINKKINSMQLEIMHKASSDPNNLAGADHSQKLCFCPLH, from the coding sequence ATGAGTGATAATAAATgtgaagaaaatgatgatttttctttaatatcaGTAAATTATAATGCTTgtgaaaatttatataattctataCGGAATAAAAAATGTGTAGACGTCGCAGTTCATGGGAAGGTACTGGATGATGATTATGATAGGAATAAATCACGcattaagaataaaaagaatgtTTCTTTTGAAGAAAAGTTATACAGCgatattgaaaaaaagaaagaaaagttTGATGATTTATCAAGTCATAAAAgtgatcatataaatatatcaatgATGGACAAAAAAAGGACAGATACATTTTTAAGAAGGAAAagatcttttatatttaatgattataaatataatgaattcATGAATGCTTTTAAACAACAAGAACTTaagaattttaaaaattttcattatttatataaatggaaAATAGCTGTAtccattttattaatattatctataacattttttttaattggatcatatatatattatgaatccTTGAATGTtattgaaataaatataaattataatacagGAGAtgattacaaaataataaatataccaAAAGATATGAAGAAACCagtttatgtatattataaaatatcgaatttttatataaactttaaaacatttttatctGATGAATCACATTCATTagtaaatgaaaaaaaatgttcttATATAAGAACATATgcagatatatataaatatagatgcattaataatatacaaacacTTCCTGAAGTATATGATGATATGAATATAGATAAAAttcccaaaaaaaaaaaaaaaaatcaaaaatgtCATATATCAGATTTAAAACCAGAAGAagctaataaaaaaattttcccATGTGGTTTAGTTTCCGCTGCAATATTTAATGACAAAATTGCATTGTCCAAAAATTCGGTTAACTATGATATAGACAAATTTCCaattttacattattttgattttcttacatatatgaaaaaacataaacaatttacaaattataaaatatggatAAATACCTTTTCAcctgaatataaaaattggtTTCACTCACCTATGACatcatcatttataaaaCCTTACGGAGTTATAAATGAAGACTTAGAAGCAGGAGATGATTATAAATTAACTTTTCTTCAAAACGTATGGCCAGCAGATGAATGGAATGCAAAAAAGTCTTTCCAATTAGTTTCTTTAAGAAGTATTGGAAACAGTTCCTTTAAATTGGCTTATGCCTTTTTTCTATTAtcacttttatattttattatgattatttttatactaGTGTTAGtcaaatgtaaatattacAAACTTGGCAAAACATTAACTTATTGTAAATTGtcaatgaataaaaatatagaaaaaatgaatagtagaaaaaaaacaaacatacaaaatataaacaaaaaaattaactcTATGCAATTAGAAATTATGCACAAGGCTAGTTCCGATCCAAATAACTTAGCAGGAGCAGACCATTCCCAGAAGTTATGTTTCTGTCCCcttcattaa